A region from the Schistocerca serialis cubense isolate TAMUIC-IGC-003099 chromosome 1, iqSchSeri2.2, whole genome shotgun sequence genome encodes:
- the LOC126446554 gene encoding centrosomal protein of 19 kDa-like, translated as MIYEAGSGTGKIRKRIMPVRNLKPNSKISYVAKELILRHDILEKICHIKLEKMLRLLQEYIKCNDLHESLVIVRKEYDINPDEDFNALERDELIRKKEIMDEIFNKHRISPGDPGFIYDKRVDFEKGTTKVKSEWDSDGGSDDADGFWN; from the coding sequence ATGATATATGAAGCTGGCAGTGGAACTGGTAAAATCAGGAAAAGGATAATGCCAGTAAGAAACTTAAAACCAAATTCAAAAATAAGTTACGTTGCAAAGGAGTTGATACTGCGTCATgacattttggaaaaaatttgtCATATCAAGCTTGAAAAGATGCTGAGGTTGTTGCAAGAATACATAAAATGCAACGACCTGCACGAATCATTGGTAATTGTGAGAAAAGAATACGATATTAATCCAGACGAAGATTTCAATGCGTTGGAAAGGGATGAACTTATCCGAAAGAAAGAAATAATGGACGAGATATTTAATAAACACCGTATTTCACCAGGTGatcctggattcatttatgataagaGAGTAGATTTTGAAAAAGGAACTACTAAAGTGAAATCTGAGTGGGACAGTGACGGTGGTAGTGATGATGCTGATGGCTTCTGGAATTAA